One segment of Anatilimnocola aggregata DNA contains the following:
- a CDS encoding YybH family protein → MRPAVTLPVIAVLIWTFLSTLSSAQKPTVATDQKPTVDAAAELAAIRAESSTFVTAFNKRDAKAVAALFTEDGQYIDDAGRKFSGRAAIEKEYAEHFAQNPTAKITILIDSLRLLSDGAAMEEGRATVDPAPEGAPGVSKYSAVHVKVGGKWQMATVRDTWEASPSTHDKVADLNWLIGNWSAEEHGGKMESTCRWIANKSFVERRYTTTHADGTMTSGLQIIGWNPAERSVQSWNFSNDGGHAIGFWSPVENGWSAEVRGVTGTGAPTTAVNHLKRLDENAYVWQSTNRTVAGQSVADTDEVVLKRQAAKK, encoded by the coding sequence GTGAGACCAGCAGTTACCCTGCCAGTGATTGCCGTATTGATTTGGACATTCTTGAGCACCTTATCGAGTGCTCAAAAGCCTACAGTGGCGACCGACCAAAAACCAACTGTGGACGCTGCTGCTGAGTTGGCCGCCATTCGCGCCGAATCAAGCACCTTCGTCACCGCGTTCAACAAGCGGGATGCCAAGGCCGTCGCGGCCCTCTTTACTGAAGATGGTCAGTATATCGACGACGCTGGCCGCAAATTCAGTGGCCGAGCCGCCATCGAAAAAGAGTATGCCGAGCATTTCGCCCAGAATCCAACTGCCAAAATTACGATCCTGATCGACTCGCTGCGACTGCTGAGTGACGGCGCAGCAATGGAAGAAGGTCGCGCGACGGTTGATCCCGCACCAGAAGGTGCACCAGGGGTGAGCAAGTACTCTGCCGTACACGTCAAGGTTGGTGGCAAGTGGCAGATGGCGACCGTGCGCGATACCTGGGAAGCATCTCCCTCGACTCACGATAAAGTTGCTGACTTGAACTGGTTGATCGGCAATTGGTCGGCGGAAGAACATGGTGGCAAGATGGAATCGACCTGCCGCTGGATTGCCAATAAGAGTTTTGTCGAACGGCGCTATACCACCACACACGCTGACGGCACGATGACCTCGGGCCTGCAGATTATTGGTTGGAATCCCGCGGAGCGATCCGTGCAATCGTGGAACTTCAGCAACGACGGCGGACATGCCATCGGCTTCTGGTCTCCCGTTGAAAATGGTTGGTCTGCTGAGGTTCGCGGAGTCACGGGAACCGGCGCACCGACGACAGCCGTGAATCATCTCAAGCGTTTGGATGAAAATGCTTATGTCTGGCAATCCACCAACCGGACTGTCGCTGGACAGAGCGTAGCCGACACTGACGAAGTCGTGCTTAAACGACAGGCCGCTAAAAAATAG
- a CDS encoding protocadherin, producing MKRQFLFPLAFVCLILAPVAVTFGRGFGGGGGGGGFHGGGGGFGGGGGGFGGGSFHGGGGGGFGGGGLGGAGGFDRGGGNFGGGGFSGGGLGGGGFDRGGMGSGGFGGLGGSGLGGAGGLGGFDRGGGLGGSGLGGGGFNSGGFNRGGLGGGGFSGGGFDRGGLSGGGINSGGFDRGGFGGNGFGSGGFGGAGGLSRDSFGDRFSGGAPSRSSLNNFLGLPSDEGMHNLSGSRQFSGDNVDVNHGSVEGPRGGFATGTTVTGPRGNTVGRGAAVGPNGGAVAGRGVEGAGGAAAGQAIGVGPGGRVAGGGAVRGPNGGAAARGFVAGPNGVAAGFAHVTPSGRYTCAAAVRTNYNHWGYYDRGWYTNHPGAWFAAGWAAGAAWNPCTWYDASAYCGYADTQPVYYDYGNNVTYQDNSVFVNGQDVGTSEQYYDQATQLATAGSAADAPADGDWLPLGVFALTKTDETKSDVTIQLAVNKQGILRGNYTDTVSNQTQVVQGSVDKSTQRVAFTVGTDKTNIVETGLYNLTKDEAPALIHFGKDRTEQWLLVRLKKPDATSNQ from the coding sequence ATGAAACGACAATTTCTCTTCCCGTTGGCCTTTGTTTGCCTGATCCTCGCTCCCGTGGCCGTTACCTTCGGCCGCGGCTTTGGCGGAGGTGGTGGTGGGGGTGGATTTCACGGCGGCGGAGGTGGGTTTGGCGGAGGTGGTGGCGGCTTCGGTGGAGGAAGTTTTCATGGCGGCGGTGGAGGTGGCTTTGGTGGTGGCGGCTTGGGCGGAGCCGGTGGATTTGATCGTGGCGGCGGGAACTTCGGCGGTGGTGGGTTCAGTGGTGGCGGTTTAGGCGGCGGTGGCTTCGATCGTGGTGGCATGGGCAGTGGTGGATTTGGTGGACTGGGGGGCAGTGGTCTCGGAGGGGCCGGAGGTCTCGGCGGCTTTGACCGAGGTGGTGGACTCGGCGGTAGCGGCCTCGGTGGTGGTGGATTCAATTCAGGCGGCTTTAATCGTGGCGGTCTCGGCGGTGGTGGGTTCAGTGGTGGCGGCTTCGATCGTGGCGGGCTCAGCGGTGGTGGAATTAACTCAGGTGGTTTCGATCGTGGCGGCTTCGGCGGCAATGGATTTGGCAGCGGAGGCTTCGGTGGAGCCGGTGGTCTTTCGCGCGACAGCTTCGGAGACCGCTTTAGCGGCGGAGCACCCAGTCGCAGTTCGCTCAACAACTTTCTTGGGCTTCCTTCGGATGAAGGAATGCACAATCTGAGTGGTAGTCGTCAATTCAGTGGCGATAACGTCGATGTGAATCACGGTTCCGTGGAAGGCCCGCGTGGTGGCTTCGCCACGGGGACAACAGTCACTGGTCCACGCGGCAATACAGTGGGCCGCGGGGCTGCGGTCGGTCCGAATGGCGGTGCCGTCGCCGGACGTGGCGTCGAGGGGGCAGGTGGCGCGGCTGCTGGCCAGGCGATTGGCGTCGGTCCTGGTGGTCGAGTTGCTGGTGGCGGAGCAGTCCGTGGTCCCAACGGCGGAGCTGCCGCACGCGGCTTTGTCGCTGGCCCCAATGGTGTAGCAGCCGGTTTTGCTCACGTTACTCCTTCTGGTCGCTATACCTGTGCAGCGGCTGTGCGCACCAACTACAACCACTGGGGTTACTACGACCGCGGCTGGTATACCAACCATCCTGGTGCCTGGTTCGCCGCGGGTTGGGCTGCTGGAGCAGCATGGAATCCCTGCACCTGGTACGACGCGTCCGCCTACTGCGGCTACGCGGATACCCAGCCCGTCTATTACGACTACGGCAACAACGTTACCTATCAAGACAACAGCGTGTTTGTGAATGGGCAAGATGTCGGCACCTCGGAGCAGTACTACGACCAGGCAACTCAGCTCGCAACTGCAGGTTCCGCGGCGGATGCTCCGGCCGATGGAGACTGGCTGCCGCTTGGTGTCTTCGCACTGACCAAAACCGACGAAACAAAGTCGGATGTCACGATTCAGCTGGCAGTGAACAAGCAGGGCATTCTGCGCGGCAACTACACGGATACCGTGAGCAACCAAACTCAAGTGGTGCAAGGTTCGGTCGACAAAAGCACGCAACGAGTTGCCTTCACCGTGGGCACCGACAAGACCAACATCGTCGAAACTGGGCTATATAACCTGACAAAGGACGAAGCCCCCGCACTCATCCACTTCGGCAAAGATCGCACGGAGCAATGGCTTCTGGTGCGATTGAAAAAGCCGGATGCAACCAGCAACCAGTAG
- a CDS encoding sigma-70 family RNA polymerase sigma factor, translated as MTPADDPNEDFLRLFMRHESQIRAYVRACLPRAAEVDEVMQEVGLVAWRKFASLADASQFPRWVCLIARFEILKFRRKYARDRLVLDDATIELLAEEGAEEMPLRELQLKALDECVAKLPAERRQLVLNAYSPDTTIKELAATLGRTENSLYQLLARIRQELLRCVERTLATQS; from the coding sequence ATGACTCCTGCCGACGATCCTAACGAAGACTTCCTTCGGCTGTTCATGCGGCACGAGTCGCAGATTCGGGCCTACGTGCGGGCTTGCCTGCCACGTGCGGCCGAAGTCGACGAGGTGATGCAAGAGGTCGGGCTTGTCGCCTGGCGAAAGTTCGCCTCGCTGGCCGATGCCTCGCAGTTTCCTCGCTGGGTTTGCTTGATTGCCCGGTTCGAGATTCTGAAGTTCCGACGGAAGTACGCCCGGGACCGACTCGTGCTCGACGATGCGACGATCGAGCTACTGGCGGAGGAAGGGGCTGAAGAAATGCCTCTCCGCGAATTGCAGCTCAAGGCCCTGGATGAGTGTGTAGCGAAGTTGCCGGCCGAGCGACGCCAGTTGGTTCTGAACGCCTATTCGCCCGATACGACCATCAAAGAATTGGCCGCCACCCTGGGGCGAACCGAGAACTCGCTCTATCAATTGCTGGCGAGAATTCGGCAAGAACTGTTGCGGTGCGTCGAACGAACGCTGGCAACTCAATCGTGA
- a CDS encoding DUF1592 domain-containing protein, with amino-acid sequence MTRSLVLLSGAISLALIHSPILAAEAKSQASMPERHLAILRTSCQKCHGAEKQEGKFRVDDLPPVITNVEVAERWQKVLNALNSGEMPPEDEQQLDGKAKADLLDDLANVMVSARKSLSDQHGKITMRRLNRREYANTLRALLGAEISVSELPADTGAGSFDTVGSNLFMSGNQFEQYLALGREALDEAFERQAAASDSRKLRYEAETTTPLLAKLHSNDLEAKRRGELWIKAVEEAAAKPENVAIAAELRKAAPSEAIFRRSWAKIPGAPSPESFGFNTGENNADKANRAAGNVYMHPYREYYLKQPALDTGAYLTINNGDFNSWLTLLVPFNWPVGDYLVRVRMAATEQAAPERRYLEFGIHPRHGQVMSTHHVTGTMAEPQVIEIPLTLTRKHRERDNRTLFIREKGTADHIEQSRRRFNDGMKRNGVGPEVAIWIDWMEIERVPTANSPLSPGLAALTIPLDDKSKAPSREALRSSLEQFSSEAFRGRTPPPSYVDRLLALYDTRLKAGDKHSAALKETLSVVLSSPMFLYLAEPGEDQARRPLNDQELATRLSYFLWGSPPDATLRDLAERGELTRPKVLAQQTARLLDDPRSQGFLRPFVYQWLNLDRLDFFEVNQALFPRFDDATKLAARNEVYETFEYLHRENASLRDLLKADYIVIDSVLANYYGLDGVTGDAYRKVTLPADSPRGGLLGMAAVNVMGGNGERTSPVERGAWVLRKLLNDPPPPAPANVPQIARLAGKVLTTRERLQLHQEEAQCASCHRKIDPIGFGLENFDAVGQWRTEDSYQATTADGKPDPKQKKTWKIDPAAAFHNGPEFRSYFEMRDAIAAKSDSFARGYSMALIEYALGRPCGFSDEPLIEAMWQRASGQDLAVREFIQALVASDAFHTK; translated from the coding sequence ATGACACGAAGCCTCGTCTTACTCTCCGGCGCGATCTCCCTGGCGCTCATTCACTCGCCAATTCTGGCTGCCGAGGCCAAGTCGCAGGCGAGTATGCCGGAGCGGCATCTGGCGATCCTTCGCACCAGTTGCCAGAAGTGCCACGGTGCCGAGAAGCAAGAAGGGAAGTTTCGCGTCGACGATCTGCCGCCTGTGATCACCAACGTTGAAGTAGCGGAGCGCTGGCAGAAGGTTCTCAATGCGCTGAACTCGGGCGAAATGCCCCCGGAGGATGAGCAACAACTCGACGGCAAAGCCAAGGCTGATCTGCTGGACGATTTAGCAAACGTCATGGTTTCGGCGAGGAAGAGCCTCAGCGATCAGCATGGCAAGATCACCATGCGCCGGTTAAATCGCCGCGAATATGCCAACACACTTCGCGCCCTGCTTGGTGCGGAGATCAGCGTGAGTGAACTTCCGGCCGACACGGGCGCGGGAAGTTTTGACACCGTGGGCTCCAACCTCTTCATGTCGGGCAATCAATTCGAGCAGTACCTGGCCCTGGGACGCGAGGCGCTCGACGAAGCTTTCGAACGCCAGGCTGCAGCCAGCGACTCGCGCAAGTTGCGCTATGAAGCCGAAACGACCACGCCTCTGTTGGCCAAGTTGCATAGCAACGACTTGGAGGCCAAGCGTCGCGGCGAGCTCTGGATCAAGGCCGTGGAAGAAGCCGCCGCCAAACCCGAGAACGTCGCGATCGCCGCCGAGTTGCGCAAAGCAGCTCCTTCCGAAGCCATCTTTCGCCGTTCGTGGGCGAAGATTCCCGGCGCGCCGTCGCCGGAATCGTTCGGGTTTAACACGGGCGAGAATAATGCCGACAAGGCCAACCGAGCCGCCGGGAATGTCTACATGCATCCCTACCGTGAGTACTATCTCAAGCAGCCCGCGCTAGATACCGGCGCCTATCTCACCATCAACAACGGCGACTTCAACTCGTGGCTGACCCTGCTGGTCCCCTTTAATTGGCCAGTGGGAGATTACCTCGTGCGCGTCCGGATGGCAGCCACCGAGCAAGCCGCGCCGGAACGACGCTATCTCGAGTTCGGCATTCATCCGCGACACGGGCAGGTGATGAGTACTCACCACGTCACGGGGACGATGGCTGAACCGCAGGTCATCGAAATACCCCTTACCCTGACTCGCAAACATCGAGAACGCGACAATCGCACGCTCTTCATTCGCGAGAAAGGAACCGCCGACCACATTGAACAATCGCGCCGCCGATTCAATGACGGGATGAAGCGTAACGGCGTCGGCCCAGAGGTCGCGATCTGGATCGACTGGATGGAAATCGAACGCGTGCCGACCGCAAATTCGCCGTTGTCGCCGGGCCTGGCGGCCCTCACGATTCCACTCGACGACAAGTCGAAGGCCCCGTCAAGAGAAGCACTGCGCTCGTCCCTTGAACAATTCTCTAGCGAAGCCTTCCGCGGCCGAACACCGCCGCCGAGCTATGTCGATCGCCTGCTGGCGCTCTACGATACTCGCCTGAAGGCTGGCGACAAACATTCTGCCGCTTTGAAGGAAACGCTCTCGGTGGTGTTGTCATCGCCGATGTTTCTCTATTTGGCCGAGCCCGGAGAAGATCAGGCGCGCCGGCCACTGAACGATCAGGAACTGGCCACGCGGTTGTCTTATTTTCTGTGGGGCTCGCCCCCCGATGCAACACTCCGAGATCTCGCCGAGCGCGGTGAGCTGACTCGGCCTAAGGTTCTCGCGCAACAGACCGCGCGCTTGCTGGACGATCCGCGGTCGCAAGGATTTCTTAGGCCGTTTGTCTATCAATGGCTGAACCTCGACCGGCTCGACTTCTTTGAGGTTAACCAGGCTCTTTTTCCCCGCTTCGATGACGCCACCAAGCTGGCCGCGCGAAACGAAGTCTATGAGACGTTCGAGTACCTGCACCGCGAGAACGCCAGCCTGCGCGACCTGCTGAAGGCCGACTATATCGTCATCGACAGCGTGCTGGCGAACTACTACGGCTTGGATGGTGTGACCGGAGATGCGTATCGCAAAGTGACTTTGCCTGCGGATTCGCCTCGTGGCGGATTACTCGGCATGGCAGCCGTCAACGTGATGGGCGGGAACGGCGAACGGACTAGTCCCGTCGAACGCGGAGCTTGGGTCCTGCGCAAGTTGCTAAACGATCCGCCACCTCCCGCGCCGGCCAACGTGCCGCAGATTGCGCGGCTCGCCGGCAAAGTGCTGACGACGCGCGAGCGCTTGCAGTTGCACCAGGAAGAAGCCCAGTGCGCGAGTTGCCACCGCAAGATCGATCCGATCGGTTTTGGTCTGGAGAACTTTGATGCAGTAGGCCAATGGCGCACTGAAGATTCGTATCAAGCAACCACCGCGGATGGAAAACCCGATCCCAAGCAAAAGAAGACGTGGAAGATCGATCCCGCTGCGGCATTTCACAACGGCCCTGAGTTCCGTAGCTATTTCGAAATGCGCGACGCGATCGCCGCCAAGTCGGACTCGTTCGCGCGAGGCTACAGCATGGCGCTGATCGAATACGCTTTGGGGCGCCCGTGCGGCTTCAGCGACGAGCCCCTGATCGAAGCCATGTGGCAGCGTGCCAGTGGCCAGGACCTGGCTGTGCGCGAGTTCATTCAGGCACTTGTGGCCAGCGACGCCTTTCACACCAAGTAA
- a CDS encoding DUF1552 domain-containing protein, with protein MNTFPSRRSFLQSSTALIALPALESLGFRRFAAAAAPSAPPKRLVFLGFGWGVTETTWYPDINQPGANYELPLGLKPLARHKADFTVVQGLWNKYSNEGHWGSTMWLTGANRYAQTGQSFYNSISADQVAAAQFGQHTRFPSLQLNGSESAGGSGHGPGLSLAWDVRGKPIGGQSTPLEAYHRLFSKDTTPIEQQKAMLAQKRSVLDTVIENARDLQRGLGANDSAKLDEYFEGIRDIETRLSKDEQWLGVPQPKSTLAEPKPGLAGREEIKLMYDLIVAALQTDSTRVLTYRQPVSTLLTSLDIKVHPHDMSHYHTVLGEKLDASQQRDLAQSELLAGLIDKLKTVKEGDGSRLFDHVALAYGSNIRTGHSLDNCPTILTGGAAGIKLGHNLVVSRGTPLCNAWLTVLQGLGVSAERHGDSTGVVKELIA; from the coding sequence ATGAACACATTTCCCAGCCGTCGCTCCTTTCTGCAATCCAGTACCGCGCTAATCGCCCTGCCGGCGCTGGAGTCGCTCGGTTTTCGCCGCTTTGCTGCGGCCGCTGCGCCGAGCGCGCCACCCAAGCGACTCGTGTTTCTGGGCTTTGGCTGGGGTGTGACCGAAACGACCTGGTACCCCGATATCAATCAGCCCGGGGCAAACTATGAGTTGCCGCTCGGCCTCAAGCCGCTCGCACGGCACAAAGCTGACTTTACCGTCGTGCAAGGTCTGTGGAACAAGTATTCCAACGAAGGGCACTGGGGCAGCACGATGTGGTTGACCGGAGCGAATCGTTATGCTCAGACCGGGCAGAGCTTCTACAACAGCATCTCGGCCGACCAAGTGGCTGCCGCGCAGTTTGGCCAGCACACACGTTTCCCGTCGTTGCAATTGAACGGCAGCGAAAGCGCTGGCGGCTCCGGTCATGGTCCCGGCTTGTCGCTGGCCTGGGACGTGCGGGGCAAGCCCATCGGCGGACAGAGCACTCCGCTCGAGGCTTATCATCGGCTCTTCTCGAAAGACACCACGCCAATCGAACAGCAGAAAGCCATGCTCGCGCAAAAACGGAGCGTGCTCGATACGGTCATCGAGAATGCCCGCGATCTTCAGCGGGGACTTGGTGCCAACGACTCTGCGAAGCTCGACGAGTACTTCGAAGGCATTCGCGATATCGAGACGCGCTTAAGCAAGGACGAACAATGGCTCGGCGTTCCTCAGCCCAAATCGACCTTGGCCGAACCCAAGCCAGGGCTGGCCGGTCGTGAAGAAATCAAGCTCATGTACGACTTGATTGTCGCAGCGCTGCAAACCGACAGCACCCGCGTTCTCACTTATCGCCAGCCCGTTAGCACGCTCCTCACCAGTCTCGATATCAAAGTTCATCCGCACGACATGAGCCACTATCACACCGTGCTCGGCGAGAAGCTGGATGCTTCGCAGCAACGCGACCTGGCTCAAAGCGAACTGCTCGCTGGTCTGATCGACAAGCTCAAGACGGTGAAAGAAGGCGACGGCTCGCGGTTGTTCGATCACGTGGCGCTGGCCTATGGCAGCAACATTCGAACCGGCCACTCGCTCGACAACTGCCCGACGATTCTCACGGGAGGTGCAGCGGGAATCAAGCTTGGCCATAACCTGGTCGTTTCGCGCGGCACGCCACTCTGCAATGCCTGGCTCACCGTGTTGCAAGGACTGGGTGTTTCAGCCGAACGCCACGGCGACAGCACCGGCGTTGTGAAAGAGTTGATTGCTTAG